One window of Novosphingobium sp. 9U genomic DNA carries:
- a CDS encoding cobyrinate a,c-diamide synthase codes for MISAPASGQGKTTVTAALARLHRDAGRRVRVFKCGPDFLDPMILEQASGAPVYQLDLFMVGEAECRRLLHEAAVEADLILVEGVMGLFDGEPSAADLAIRFGLPVLAIIDASAMAQTFGALVQGLATYRPELNVAAVLANRVGSAGHAAMLEGSLAPGVQWLGALTREPDVALPERHLGLVQASEIGDIDARITKAAAALSPDASWTPPPVRFDPPDPTELLPQLLQGTRIAIARDEAFGFIYPANLACLRSMGGQPRFFSPLRDVALPDCDAVWLPGGYPELHLAALSANRQMIASIQAHHHAGKPILAECGGLLYILDELDDGRGQRAALAGLLPGTATMQPRLAALGLQQATLPSGTLRGHTFHYSKLETTLAGTWQAERPDGRLGEAIFRRGGLTATYMHFYFPSAPRAVAQIFGR; via the coding sequence ATGATCTCTGCACCGGCATCGGGGCAGGGCAAGACGACGGTCACGGCTGCGCTGGCCCGGCTTCACCGCGACGCTGGGCGCCGGGTGCGCGTGTTCAAGTGCGGGCCGGACTTCCTCGACCCGATGATCCTGGAACAGGCGAGCGGGGCGCCCGTCTACCAGCTGGACTTGTTCATGGTGGGCGAGGCGGAGTGCCGCCGGCTGCTGCACGAAGCGGCTGTGGAAGCCGACCTGATCCTGGTCGAGGGCGTGATGGGCCTGTTTGACGGTGAGCCGTCCGCCGCCGATCTCGCCATCCGCTTCGGCTTGCCGGTGCTCGCCATCATCGATGCGTCGGCCATGGCGCAGACGTTCGGAGCGCTGGTGCAGGGCCTGGCGACTTACCGCCCCGAACTGAACGTAGCGGCGGTGCTCGCCAACCGCGTCGGCAGCGCTGGACACGCGGCCATGCTGGAGGGCAGCCTGGCACCCGGCGTGCAATGGCTCGGGGCCTTAACGCGTGAGCCCGACGTCGCGCTACCCGAGCGTCACCTCGGCTTGGTTCAGGCGAGCGAGATCGGCGACATCGATGCACGGATTACCAAGGCCGCCGCGGCGCTTTCGCCCGATGCAAGCTGGACGCCGCCGCCGGTGCGCTTCGACCCGCCCGATCCGACCGAGCTCCTGCCACAACTTCTGCAAGGCACGCGCATCGCCATCGCGCGTGACGAGGCATTCGGCTTCATCTACCCGGCCAACCTCGCATGTCTGCGCAGCATGGGTGGCCAACCGCGGTTCTTCTCGCCCTTGCGCGACGTCGCTCTGCCGGATTGCGATGCGGTGTGGCTGCCCGGCGGCTATCCCGAGCTGCATCTCGCGGCGCTTTCCGCTAACCGCCAGATGATCGCCTCCATCCAAGCGCATCACCATGCCGGCAAGCCGATCCTGGCCGAGTGTGGAGGTCTGCTCTACATCCTCGACGAGCTTGATGATGGTCGCGGCCAACGTGCTGCGCTGGCAGGACTCCTGCCGGGCACGGCAACGATGCAGCCGCGCCTGGCCGCGCTCGGCCTGCAGCAAGCGACCCTGCCTTCAGGCACCTTGCGCGGGCACACCTTCCACTATTCAAAACTGGAAACCACGCTCGCCGGCACTTGGCAGGCAGAGCGGCCGGACGGTCGTCTTGGCGAGGCGATCTTCCGGCGTGGCGGGCTGACGGCCACGTACATGCACTTCTACTTTCCGTCGGCACCCCGAGCTGTGGCGCAGATCTTCGGCCGCTAG
- the paoA gene encoding aldehyde dehydrogenase iron-sulfur subunit PaoA, with protein sequence MPALPDLETSRRGVLAVGAAGAVVASTPAIAAPPAAPRGQVPVAQVSLRINGATKTLKLDPRTTLLDALREHLHLTGTKKGCDHGQCGACTVIVNDRRINSCLSLALQHEGDEVTTIEGLGTPDNLHPMQAAFVKHDGFQCGYCTPGQICSAVGVLDEIKRGVPSQVQADLSQAPQATNMEMRERMSGNICRCGAYSNIAEAMAEVAGAKA encoded by the coding sequence ATGCCCGCCCTTCCTGATTTAGAAACTTCGCGGCGGGGCGTACTCGCGGTCGGCGCAGCGGGGGCAGTCGTCGCGTCCACTCCGGCGATCGCGGCCCCGCCAGCCGCACCGCGCGGGCAAGTGCCGGTCGCGCAAGTGTCCTTGCGGATCAACGGCGCCACGAAGACGCTGAAACTCGACCCGCGCACTACTCTGCTGGATGCTCTTCGCGAGCATCTGCATCTGACCGGCACCAAGAAAGGCTGCGATCATGGCCAGTGTGGTGCCTGCACGGTGATCGTCAACGATCGGCGTATCAACTCCTGCCTCAGCCTGGCACTGCAGCACGAAGGCGACGAGGTCACCACGATCGAGGGACTCGGCACTCCGGACAACCTGCACCCGATGCAGGCGGCCTTCGTTAAGCATGACGGCTTTCAGTGCGGCTACTGCACGCCCGGCCAGATCTGCTCGGCCGTTGGCGTTCTCGACGAGATCAAGCGCGGTGTGCCCAGCCAAGTTCAGGCTGACCTGTCGCAGGCGCCCCAAGCCACCAACATGGAAATGCGCGAACGGATGAGCGGCAACATCTGCCGGTGCGGCGCTTACTCGAACATCGCCGAGGCCATGGCCGAGGTCGCAGGAGCCAAGGCATGA
- a CDS encoding xanthine dehydrogenase family protein subunit M: MKAFTYERAKEPVAAARAAAKPGAKFLAGGTNLLDLMKIEIEAPTHLIDVQDLGFDKIEATPDGGLRIGALVTNTDMAADQRVRRDYPLLTRATVAGASGQLRNKATTAGNLLQRTRCPYFYDPNMPCNKRKPGSGCGALGGYSRQLAIVGSSDACIATHPSDMAVAMRALDAVVETVNPQGTTRAIPIADFHRLPGDTPHIETALTLGELITAVTLPKPIGGKQVYEKVRDRASYAFALVSVAAVIQSDGTGRVALGGVAHKPWRVEAADAVMPQGAKAVAGALLAGAKPTHDNAFKVPLVERTLAGIMTQARAA, translated from the coding sequence ATGAAGGCTTTCACATACGAACGCGCGAAGGAACCGGTCGCGGCCGCGCGCGCTGCGGCCAAGCCGGGCGCCAAGTTCCTTGCGGGCGGCACCAACCTGCTCGACCTGATGAAGATCGAGATCGAGGCGCCGACGCACCTGATCGACGTGCAGGACCTGGGCTTCGACAAGATCGAGGCGACCCCTGATGGCGGCTTGCGCATCGGTGCGCTGGTGACCAACACCGACATGGCCGCCGACCAGCGCGTCCGCCGCGACTACCCGCTGCTGACCCGCGCCACCGTCGCCGGGGCGAGCGGCCAGTTGCGCAACAAGGCTACAACGGCGGGCAACCTGCTGCAACGCACGCGCTGTCCTTACTTCTATGACCCCAACATGCCGTGCAACAAGCGCAAGCCAGGTTCGGGATGTGGAGCGCTGGGCGGATACTCGCGCCAGCTGGCGATCGTCGGCTCGAGCGATGCGTGTATCGCGACGCACCCCTCCGACATGGCGGTGGCGATGCGTGCGCTCGATGCGGTGGTCGAGACAGTGAACCCGCAGGGCACGACCCGTGCGATCCCTATCGCAGATTTTCACCGTCTGCCGGGCGACACGCCCCACATCGAGACTGCGTTGACGCTTGGCGAGCTCATCACCGCCGTCACCTTGCCCAAGCCGATCGGCGGTAAGCAGGTGTACGAGAAAGTCCGCGATCGCGCGTCCTATGCGTTCGCGCTCGTATCGGTGGCCGCGGTGATCCAGAGCGACGGCACGGGGCGCGTGGCGCTCGGCGGCGTGGCCCACAAACCCTGGCGGGTTGAGGCTGCCGACGCGGTGATGCCGCAGGGCGCAAAGGCCGTTGCGGGTGCGTTGCTCGCGGGCGCCAAGCCCACTCACGACAATGCATTCAAGGTCCCACTCGTCGAAAGAACGCTGGCGGGCATCATGACACAGGCGAGGGCCGCATGA
- the paoC gene encoding aldehyde oxidoreductase molybdenum-binding subunit PaoC → MKFETPAETNPIDRLKVVGQAHERIDGPLKTSGQATYAYEHHREVPKVAYGYVVGSAVGKGRIKALNLDEARRAPGVVTIVTAQEAGPLGKGDRNTAKLLGGPEVDHYHQAIAVVVAETFEQARAAAALVRVDYERINGRFNLDELLKTAPLTGGDSKEGSESPPEHRVGKFEEAFAAAPVKLDQRYATPDQSHAMMEPHATIAAWEGDQLTLWTSNQMIAWNKADMAKTLGIPKEKVRLISPYVGGGFGGKLFLRSDSVLAALAARAAQRPVKLALQRPLMANNTTHRPATRQRVRIGATKDGTITAIAHESGSGDLENGGPETAVNQTELLYAGANRLTSMRLAVLDLPEGNAMRAPGEAPGLMALEIAVDEMAEQLGMDPIAFRIKNDTQVDPKTPTRKFSERNLIRCLQEGAERFGWDKRKAKPAQSRDGRWLVGMGVAAAFRNHISRPSGARVRLGTDGMVTIESDMTDIGTGSYTIMAQTAAEMMGLPLEKVVVKLGDSSFPASAGSGGQWGAANSTAGVYAACVKLREAVAQRLGFNSADAVFEEGQVKSGNRTAALADATKSGELLAEDKIEYGKLGKTYQQSTFGAHFVEVGVDAYTGVTRVRRMLAVCAAGRILNPQTARSQVIGAMTMGVGGALMEELAVDTRFGFFVNHDLAGYEVPVHADIPHQEVIFLDEADATANPLKAKGVGELGLCGVGAAVANAIYNATGVRVRDYPITLEKHLERLPTIT, encoded by the coding sequence ATGAAGTTCGAAACACCCGCAGAGACCAACCCCATCGACCGCCTGAAGGTGGTCGGCCAGGCGCACGAGCGCATCGACGGCCCTCTGAAGACGAGCGGCCAAGCGACATATGCCTACGAGCATCACCGTGAGGTGCCCAAGGTCGCCTACGGCTACGTCGTCGGCTCCGCTGTCGGCAAGGGCCGGATCAAGGCGCTCAACCTCGACGAGGCCCGCCGTGCGCCCGGCGTCGTCACCATCGTCACCGCGCAGGAGGCCGGTCCGCTGGGCAAGGGCGACCGGAACACCGCCAAGCTTCTGGGCGGACCGGAGGTGGACCATTATCACCAGGCCATCGCGGTCGTCGTGGCCGAGACCTTCGAACAGGCGCGTGCCGCTGCTGCGCTGGTGCGCGTCGATTACGAGCGCATCAATGGACGCTTCAACCTGGACGAGCTTCTGAAGACGGCGCCGCTGACCGGCGGTGACAGCAAGGAGGGAAGTGAGTCCCCACCAGAGCACCGCGTCGGCAAGTTCGAAGAGGCCTTTGCCGCAGCACCGGTAAAGCTAGACCAGCGGTACGCTACGCCCGATCAGAGCCACGCGATGATGGAGCCGCACGCGACGATCGCGGCTTGGGAAGGCGACCAGCTGACGCTCTGGACATCGAACCAGATGATTGCCTGGAACAAGGCCGACATGGCCAAGACGCTAGGCATCCCAAAGGAAAAGGTGCGCCTGATCTCCCCGTATGTGGGCGGTGGCTTTGGCGGCAAGCTGTTCCTGCGTTCGGACTCGGTGCTCGCCGCGCTAGCGGCTCGTGCGGCCCAGCGCCCGGTGAAGCTCGCCTTGCAGCGGCCGCTCATGGCCAACAACACGACCCACCGCCCGGCGACGCGCCAGCGCGTGCGTATCGGTGCCACCAAGGACGGCACCATCACCGCGATCGCGCATGAGAGCGGATCGGGCGATCTCGAGAATGGCGGCCCTGAGACGGCCGTCAACCAGACCGAGCTGCTCTACGCTGGCGCTAACCGGCTGACGTCGATGCGGCTTGCGGTGCTCGATCTGCCGGAAGGCAACGCGATGCGTGCGCCGGGCGAAGCTCCTGGCCTGATGGCGCTGGAGATCGCGGTCGACGAGATGGCCGAGCAACTCGGCATGGATCCGATTGCCTTCCGCATCAAGAACGACACGCAAGTCGACCCCAAGACGCCGACGCGCAAGTTCTCGGAGCGTAATCTTATCCGCTGCCTGCAAGAGGGTGCGGAACGCTTCGGCTGGGACAAGCGCAAGGCCAAACCGGCCCAGTCGCGCGACGGGCGCTGGCTGGTCGGCATGGGCGTGGCGGCTGCCTTCCGCAACCACATCAGCCGGCCATCGGGTGCTCGGGTTCGGCTCGGCACTGACGGCATGGTCACGATCGAGAGCGACATGACCGACATCGGCACCGGCAGCTACACCATCATGGCGCAGACCGCGGCCGAGATGATGGGCCTGCCGCTGGAGAAGGTCGTGGTGAAGCTTGGAGATTCGAGCTTTCCGGCTTCGGCGGGTTCGGGCGGTCAGTGGGGCGCGGCCAACTCGACGGCAGGTGTCTATGCGGCCTGCGTGAAGCTTCGCGAAGCCGTTGCGCAGCGTCTTGGCTTCAACTCCGCCGATGCCGTCTTCGAGGAGGGGCAGGTGAAGAGCGGCAACCGCACCGCGGCGCTGGCGGATGCTACCAAGAGCGGAGAACTCCTGGCCGAGGACAAGATCGAATACGGAAAGCTGGGCAAGACCTACCAGCAGTCCACGTTCGGCGCGCACTTCGTCGAGGTGGGCGTGGATGCGTATACGGGCGTCACCCGCGTGCGGCGCATGCTCGCGGTGTGCGCAGCCGGCCGGATCCTCAACCCGCAAACGGCGCGCAGCCAGGTGATCGGCGCGATGACTATGGGTGTCGGCGGCGCGCTGATGGAGGAACTGGCGGTCGACACGCGGTTCGGCTTCTTCGTCAACCACGACCTTGCCGGGTACGAAGTGCCGGTGCATGCCGATATCCCGCACCAGGAGGTCATCTTCCTGGACGAGGCGGACGCCACCGCCAATCCGCTCAAGGCCAAGGGCGTGGGCGAACTGGGGCTCTGCGGGGTCGGCGCGGCCGTCGCGAACGCGATCTACAATGCGACGGGCGTGCGCGTGCGCGATTACCCGATCACGCTGGAGAAGCACCTGGAGCGTCTGCCGACGATTACCTGA
- the epsC gene encoding serine O-acetyltransferase EpsC, with product MLTPEADGDLWNVQGIVGQLAQIRHEWRTINAQHAEYGVESFPSRVRLAKVVEELCGALFPLRLGPDFVRLHNEDKFVTQTLQIAFSRLQAQVRLELTYSSPDDERDSIDDRATQIVLALGRRLPEIRRLLDIDIEAAFRGDPSARSLDEVLICFPGLLAIIHHRLAHELHLLGAPLVARIISEISHGQTGIDIHPGAQIGEGFFIDHGTGVVIGETAILGDNVRIYQGVTLGAKNFPLGPTGALIKSLPRHPVIENNVVIYAGATILGRVTIGTGSEIGGNVWLTHDVPPYSRVFQAREQNLVIQPSAPDDASA from the coding sequence ATGTTGACGCCGGAAGCCGATGGCGACCTCTGGAACGTCCAGGGCATCGTTGGGCAGTTGGCGCAGATCCGGCACGAATGGCGCACGATCAATGCGCAACATGCCGAGTACGGCGTCGAGAGCTTTCCCTCGCGCGTGCGCCTGGCGAAAGTGGTGGAAGAGCTGTGCGGCGCGCTGTTTCCGCTCAGGCTCGGCCCCGACTTCGTGCGCCTGCACAACGAGGACAAGTTCGTCACCCAGACGCTGCAAATCGCCTTCAGCCGGCTGCAGGCGCAAGTACGCCTGGAACTGACGTACTCCAGCCCCGACGACGAGCGCGACAGCATCGACGATCGTGCGACGCAGATCGTCCTCGCGCTCGGTCGCCGTCTGCCCGAGATCCGGCGTCTGCTCGACATCGATATCGAAGCAGCGTTCCGCGGCGATCCTTCTGCGCGCAGCCTGGACGAGGTGCTGATCTGCTTTCCAGGCCTCTTGGCAATTATCCACCATCGATTGGCGCACGAGCTGCACCTGCTCGGCGCACCACTGGTGGCGCGTATCATCTCCGAGATCTCGCACGGGCAGACCGGCATCGACATCCACCCCGGTGCGCAGATCGGCGAGGGATTCTTTATCGACCACGGTACCGGCGTGGTGATCGGTGAGACCGCGATCCTGGGCGACAACGTGCGCATCTACCAGGGCGTCACCCTGGGAGCGAAGAACTTCCCGCTCGGACCCACGGGCGCGCTGATCAAGTCGCTGCCGCGCCATCCGGTGATCGAGAACAACGTGGTCATCTACGCCGGTGCAACCATCCTGGGCCGGGTCACCATCGGGACCGGATCAGAGATCGGCGGGAACGTGTGGCTGACGCATGACGTCCCGCCGTACAGCCGCGTCTTCCAGGCACGCGAGCAGAACCTCGTCATCCAACCCAGCGCCCCGGACGATGCCTCCGCCTGA
- a CDS encoding TetR/AcrR family transcriptional regulator codes for MELRELILASARAEFQYAGYSGATTAAIARGAGVTETQLFRMFQSKAALFRAAVFEPLDDAFAVFNDARFRLIEPGKHNSLPDTQAYIADLMAFIEANREMLVPLLAAQLVDGGQVEGVAGVGGLRTYFDLGSAHLAHNTRDLSKQRSDTIVRVSFAAVLAVVLFRDWLFPSNDGDEAAMSAALADFFVNGLGVSR; via the coding sequence ATGGAGCTTCGCGAGCTGATCCTGGCGTCGGCCCGCGCCGAGTTCCAATACGCCGGCTATTCGGGCGCGACTACGGCCGCGATCGCTCGCGGTGCCGGTGTCACCGAAACGCAGCTGTTCCGGATGTTCCAGTCCAAGGCCGCGTTGTTTCGCGCGGCCGTTTTCGAGCCGCTCGACGATGCATTCGCCGTGTTCAACGATGCGCGCTTTCGGCTGATCGAGCCGGGCAAGCACAACTCGTTGCCCGACACGCAGGCCTACATTGCGGACTTGATGGCTTTCATCGAGGCAAACCGCGAGATGCTTGTGCCGTTGCTTGCGGCGCAGCTCGTCGATGGCGGGCAGGTCGAGGGCGTTGCAGGGGTCGGCGGCCTGCGCACGTACTTCGATCTCGGGTCGGCGCACCTGGCGCACAACACGCGCGACTTGTCGAAGCAGCGGTCCGATACGATCGTGCGCGTGTCGTTCGCGGCGGTGCTGGCGGTGGTGCTGTTCCGCGACTGGCTGTTCCCGTCGAACGATGGTGACGAGGCCGCGATGTCGGCGGCGCTCGCCGACTTTTTCGTCAATGGTCTCGGCGTCAGTCGCTGA
- a CDS encoding glutamine amidotransferase codes for MIQKTALIIRHVPYEGVAAYREPIEAAGYHVDRIDVSDPVFATLDLTQHDLLIMMGGPMGVYETEAHPWIAIQIERLAQRLEADRPTLGVCLGAQMIAAAMGATVYPGPAKEVGFHPVRVHDHALTSPLRHVVDVPVLHWHGDTFTLPEGVELLASSHVYEHQAFRRGSNILALQFHAEMGLDPRFNDWIEQWPGCIVEAGQDEASMRAAHDRLGPAAVAAGQAMIAEWLEGLD; via the coding sequence ATGATCCAGAAGACTGCGCTCATCATCCGGCACGTGCCGTACGAAGGCGTCGCCGCCTACCGCGAGCCGATCGAGGCGGCGGGCTACCATGTCGATCGCATCGACGTGAGCGATCCGGTGTTCGCGACCCTCGACCTGACACAGCATGACCTGCTCATCATGATGGGCGGACCGATGGGGGTGTACGAGACCGAGGCCCATCCCTGGATTGCGATCCAGATCGAACGGCTCGCCCAGCGCCTTGAGGCTGACCGGCCCACGCTGGGCGTGTGTCTCGGTGCGCAGATGATTGCGGCGGCGATGGGCGCGACGGTCTATCCCGGTCCTGCGAAGGAAGTCGGCTTCCATCCGGTTCGGGTGCATGATCATGCCTTGACCAGCCCGCTTCGGCACGTGGTCGATGTGCCGGTGCTCCACTGGCACGGGGACACCTTCACGCTTCCCGAAGGCGTGGAATTGCTCGCTTCCAGCCACGTCTACGAACATCAGGCCTTTCGCCGCGGATCGAACATCCTGGCGCTGCAGTTTCACGCCGAGATGGGCCTCGACCCGCGCTTCAACGACTGGATCGAGCAATGGCCCGGGTGCATCGTCGAAGCGGGCCAGGATGAAGCCAGCATGCGTGCGGCGCACGACCGCCTCGGCCCCGCGGCCGTGGCTGCAGGCCAGGCGATGATCGCGGAGTGGCTTGAAGGGCTGGACTGA
- a CDS encoding ABC transporter ATP-binding protein — protein MDLDIAPGEFIALLGRSGSGKSTLLRAIADLDHEASGSGELYVPEKISVVFQDSRLLPWRQLIDNVILGLRGSDARQRGLDALAEVGLAGRENAWPHELSGGEQQRVALARSLGREPELLLADEPFGALDALTRIKMHVLVKRLVSIHNPAVLLVTHDVDEAIALADRIIVLDGGVIVADLPNATRDTDADQLEHAAAIRRVLLGHLGVGNDGRALAPELARASS, from the coding sequence TTGGACCTCGACATTGCGCCGGGTGAGTTCATCGCACTTTTGGGACGCAGCGGATCGGGCAAAAGCACGCTGCTGCGCGCCATCGCCGATCTCGATCACGAGGCGAGCGGCAGTGGCGAGCTTTACGTGCCCGAGAAAATATCCGTCGTCTTCCAGGACTCGCGGCTGCTCCCCTGGCGGCAGCTGATCGACAACGTCATTCTTGGGCTGAGAGGATCGGACGCACGTCAGCGGGGTTTGGATGCTCTGGCGGAAGTCGGCCTTGCCGGCCGCGAGAACGCGTGGCCGCATGAGCTGTCGGGCGGCGAGCAACAACGGGTCGCGCTCGCCCGCTCGCTGGGGCGCGAGCCCGAACTGCTGCTGGCGGACGAGCCATTCGGCGCACTCGACGCGCTGACCCGGATCAAAATGCATGTACTGGTGAAACGGCTGGTCAGCATCCACAACCCGGCGGTGCTGCTCGTCACCCATGATGTCGATGAGGCAATTGCCCTGGCAGACCGGATCATCGTCCTCGATGGAGGCGTCATCGTCGCCGACCTGCCCAACGCAACGCGAGACACCGATGCCGATCAGTTGGAACACGCCGCAGCCATCCGCCGCGTTCTTCTGGGCCACCTGGGCGTCGGCAACGACGGCCGGGCGCTGGCGCCGGAGCTAGCGCGTGCAAGCAGCTAA
- a CDS encoding ABC transporter permease: MASTAELLHPPFPKHAGPPPGLGYHRPRPVLEGVPSVPQLERGKYRLGLPKAWGYGWLLGPALLLTYWAIGSISGFIDSRILPAPWVALTTGIELLQDGHLHHNVIISTLRALEGLFFGATLGVAVAFLSGLSLVGGYLFDSVIQLKRAIPTLALIPFFILWFGVGETMKVTMISVFVFLPIYVHTHNALRGIDLRFVELAETMRISYLEYLRHVVLPGALPGIMLGLRFGVMAAWVSLVVVEQINTTSGIGYMINLARNYAQSDVMLVGLILYAVLGLVSDCAVRLVEKKVLSWRRTLGQ; this comes from the coding sequence ATGGCATCCACGGCAGAACTCCTCCACCCGCCCTTCCCGAAGCATGCCGGACCGCCGCCGGGGCTCGGATATCACCGACCGCGTCCGGTGCTGGAAGGCGTGCCGTCCGTGCCGCAGCTGGAGCGCGGCAAGTACCGGCTCGGCTTGCCCAAAGCATGGGGCTATGGTTGGCTGCTCGGGCCGGCGCTTCTGCTGACCTACTGGGCGATTGGCTCCATCAGCGGGTTCATAGACAGCCGCATCCTGCCCGCGCCCTGGGTGGCGCTGACCACTGGCATCGAGTTGCTGCAGGACGGGCACCTCCACCACAACGTGATCATCTCCACGCTGCGCGCCCTTGAAGGACTGTTCTTCGGTGCGACCCTGGGCGTCGCGGTCGCTTTCCTCTCGGGGCTCAGCCTGGTCGGAGGCTACTTGTTCGACAGTGTCATTCAGCTCAAGCGAGCGATCCCGACGCTGGCTCTCATCCCCTTCTTCATCCTGTGGTTCGGCGTGGGCGAGACCATGAAGGTGACGATGATCAGCGTTTTCGTGTTCCTGCCGATCTACGTCCACACCCACAATGCCTTGCGCGGCATCGACTTGCGCTTCGTCGAACTCGCCGAGACGATGCGGATCAGCTACCTGGAATATCTGCGCCACGTCGTGCTGCCCGGCGCGCTGCCCGGGATCATGCTGGGCCTGCGCTTCGGCGTCATGGCCGCCTGGGTCAGCCTGGTCGTGGTGGAGCAGATCAACACCACCAGCGGCATCGGCTACATGATCAACCTGGCCCGCAACTACGCGCAGTCGGACGTCATGCTGGTCGGCCTGATACTCTATGCCGTGCTGGGCCTCGTGTCGGACTGCGCCGTACGCCTAGTCGAGAAGAAGGTCCTGTCCTGGCGTCGGACGCTCGGCCAGTGA
- a CDS encoding ABC transporter substrate-binding protein, with product MPHRAIRGRDVGTIISIVLVLLAFIPLLAHLFRGDAAQAAGLSLDAPIPERVPAGTTLVVGDPLTQKVLERNGWLKDLPFKVQFAQITGGPGVTEAFQAKALDVGSAANIPPIHGVWVGIPVKIVAWRFRTEPWRYPLYAIGTAPGSSVADVADLRGKRIAYSPGQAQGFVVLSTLAKAGIRQEEVTLVDLPAATDTYLSALAAKQVDAAPIGAGLQARRYLAKYGAEGAKVIGHGSFRDDPGVLYVRTETLRDPAKAAAIRAYVKLWARAQVWIDTHPEEWADLYYVQDQGLSPADAALVIRESGQSDIPRSWNEAITVEQQTIDFMAREMDKKPFPAAEIFDRRFQSIAADAIGRS from the coding sequence GTGCCGCATCGAGCGATCCGTGGACGTGACGTTGGGACGATCATCTCGATCGTCTTGGTTTTGCTCGCGTTCATCCCGTTGCTCGCGCATCTGTTCCGCGGCGATGCTGCACAGGCTGCTGGCCTTTCGCTCGATGCCCCGATTCCGGAGCGCGTGCCCGCCGGAACCACTCTGGTCGTCGGAGATCCGCTGACACAGAAGGTGCTGGAGCGGAACGGATGGCTGAAAGACCTGCCGTTCAAGGTGCAATTCGCACAGATCACCGGCGGGCCGGGCGTGACCGAGGCGTTCCAGGCCAAGGCGCTCGATGTGGGATCGGCGGCCAACATCCCGCCGATTCATGGCGTGTGGGTCGGCATTCCGGTCAAGATCGTCGCCTGGAGGTTCCGCACCGAGCCCTGGCGCTATCCGCTCTACGCAATCGGCACGGCGCCGGGCAGCTCGGTCGCCGACGTGGCCGACCTTAGAGGCAAGCGCATCGCCTATAGCCCGGGCCAGGCGCAAGGCTTTGTCGTCCTGAGCACGTTGGCCAAGGCCGGCATCCGACAGGAGGAGGTGACCCTAGTCGACCTTCCCGCCGCGACCGACACCTACCTCAGCGCGCTCGCGGCCAAGCAGGTCGACGCGGCACCGATCGGGGCCGGCCTGCAAGCGCGCCGCTACCTGGCCAAATATGGTGCGGAAGGCGCCAAAGTGATCGGCCATGGTAGCTTCCGCGACGATCCAGGCGTGCTCTACGTCCGCACCGAGACCCTGCGCGATCCGGCGAAGGCCGCTGCGATCCGGGCCTACGTGAAGCTCTGGGCCCGCGCGCAAGTCTGGATCGACACGCACCCGGAAGAATGGGCGGACCTCTATTACGTCCAGGATCAGGGCTTGAGCCCGGCCGACGCCGCCCTCGTGATCCGCGAGAGTGGGCAGTCCGACATCCCCCGCAGCTGGAACGAGGCCATCACGGTCGAACAGCAGACGATCGACTTCATGGCACGCGAGATGGACAAGAAGCCCTTCCCCGCTGCCGAAATCTTCGACCGCCGCTTCCAGAGCATCGCCGCCGATGCGATCGGCCGTTCGTAG
- a CDS encoding Rrf2 family transcriptional regulator produces MLSQRGRYALKALLNIARAKGATRQVSLISEQEKIPRKFLESIMSDLRRVGLVKSTRGNMGGYQLARPADLITFGEVVRITDGPLAMLPCVSRNFYQRCEDCQDEHLCQLRALFAEVRDATTSILDNRTLADALREEAAGGMAQAEV; encoded by the coding sequence ATGCTTTCCCAACGCGGCCGGTATGCGCTGAAGGCTCTTCTGAACATCGCGAGGGCCAAGGGAGCGACACGGCAGGTATCCCTCATCTCCGAGCAGGAGAAGATCCCGCGCAAATTCCTGGAGTCGATCATGTCCGATCTTCGCCGGGTGGGCCTGGTGAAGAGCACGCGCGGCAACATGGGCGGCTACCAGCTCGCACGACCGGCCGACCTCATCACCTTCGGCGAAGTCGTGCGGATTACCGACGGACCGCTGGCCATGCTGCCCTGCGTCAGCCGCAACTTCTACCAGCGCTGCGAGGACTGCCAGGACGAGCACTTATGTCAGCTGCGCGCGCTCTTCGCCGAAGTGCGCGACGCGACCACCAGCATCCTCGATAATCGCACGCTAGCCGACGCCCTGCGCGAGGAAGCGGCCGGCGGAATGGCGCAAGCCGAGGTCTGA